A single genomic interval of Demequina sp. NBRC 110054 harbors:
- the ybaK gene encoding Cys-tRNA(Pro) deacylase gives MSRKHAAGGSTPAIHALIEAGVAHGVHEYEHDPSTDLSFGMEAATALGIEPEQVFKTLCAEVDGHLTVGIVPVDGLLDLKALAKAFGAKRAEMADPKHAERATGYVVGGISPLGQRHAHPTALDETAELFDVIYVSGGRRGMDISLAPADLIRLTDAVVADIAKEN, from the coding sequence ATGTCCCGCAAGCACGCCGCCGGCGGCAGCACGCCCGCGATCCACGCCCTGATCGAGGCGGGCGTCGCGCACGGCGTGCACGAGTACGAGCACGACCCCTCGACGGACCTCAGCTTCGGGATGGAGGCGGCGACCGCGCTCGGCATCGAGCCCGAGCAGGTCTTCAAGACGCTGTGCGCCGAGGTCGACGGCCACCTGACCGTCGGCATCGTCCCCGTGGACGGCCTGCTCGACCTCAAGGCGCTCGCCAAGGCGTTCGGCGCCAAGCGCGCCGAGATGGCCGACCCGAAGCACGCCGAGCGCGCCACGGGCTACGTCGTGGGCGGTATCTCGCCGCTCGGCCAGCGCCACGCGCATCCTACGGCGCTCGACGAGACCGCCGAGCTGTTCGACGTCATCTACGTCTCGGGAGGCCGACGCGGGATGGACATCTCGCTCGCCCCCGCCGATCTCATCCGGCTGACCGACGCGGTCGTGGCGGACATCGCGAAGGAGAACTGA
- a CDS encoding YggS family pyridoxal phosphate-dependent enzyme yields MELNPPLADWDPAAAIAEAKARIHVAEASCGRAGAGVRLLVATKTWDADAARAVVAAGGTLVGESRMQELAVKGPALAETGAEVHVIGQLQRNKAATAVDFASCIQTVDSLRLAERLSRLASEREKELSVMIQVNVSGEDSKAGVDPDDALALAADVQALPSLTVTGFMTIGLNSSDEGAVRAGYRRLREIRDTALIESERGKYSLRDAWELSMGMSGDLEWAIAEGATMVRVGTAIMGARPAV; encoded by the coding sequence ATGGAGCTCAACCCCCCGCTGGCCGACTGGGACCCCGCCGCCGCGATCGCCGAGGCCAAGGCGCGCATCCACGTCGCCGAGGCGTCGTGCGGGCGCGCGGGCGCGGGAGTACGGCTGCTGGTCGCGACCAAGACGTGGGACGCCGATGCGGCGCGCGCCGTGGTCGCCGCCGGGGGCACGCTCGTGGGCGAGTCGCGCATGCAGGAGCTCGCGGTGAAGGGCCCCGCGCTCGCGGAGACGGGCGCCGAGGTGCATGTGATCGGCCAGCTCCAGCGCAACAAGGCGGCGACTGCCGTGGACTTCGCGAGCTGCATCCAGACCGTGGACTCGCTGAGGCTCGCCGAGCGGCTGTCCCGGCTCGCGTCCGAGCGGGAGAAGGAGCTCTCAGTGATGATCCAGGTGAACGTCTCGGGCGAGGACTCGAAGGCAGGCGTCGACCCGGACGACGCGCTCGCGCTCGCCGCCGACGTGCAGGCGCTCCCCTCGCTCACGGTGACGGGCTTCATGACGATCGGCCTGAACTCCTCGGACGAGGGCGCGGTCCGCGCGGGCTACCGACGGCTGCGCGAGATCCGCGACACGGCGCTGATCGAGTCGGAGCGCGGAAAGTACTCCCTTCGCGACGCGTGGGAGCTGTCGATGGGGATGTCGGGCGACCTCGAGTGGGCGATCGCCGAGGGCGCGACGATGGTGCGCGTCGGCACCGCGA